One window from the genome of Paenibacillus azoreducens encodes:
- a CDS encoding ArsB/NhaD family transporter, whose protein sequence is MELQTILAIAIFLIAYALIISEKIHRTIIAMIGGALMVVLGIVSQETAIHHIDFNTLGLLIGMMIIVNITAETGLFKFIAVWAAKKAKGRPLAIMIALMLLTALGSAFLDNVTTVLLMVPVTFSITRQLRVNPLPFLITQIIASNVGGTATLIGDPPNIMIGSAVKELTFMAFIQNLTPIALLILLVLIPIFVLLFRKHIKTTPELMQGIMDLDEKELLTDRKLLIKCLTVLGLTIIGFFIHQLVHIESATVALAGAFLLLLMTGEHMLEEAFAKVEWPTIFFFIGLFVLVGGLIETGVIATLAEKAVGLTGGDVTSTSMLILWLSAIASAFVDNIPFVATMIPMIQDMGSMGVSNLEPLWWSLALGACLGGNGTLIGASANLIVAGMASKEGYPLKFTAFLKIGFPIMVLSIVLASGYIYLRYLM, encoded by the coding sequence ATGGAACTGCAAACGATTTTGGCTATTGCTATTTTTTTGATTGCTTATGCACTCATTATTTCGGAAAAAATCCACCGTACGATCATTGCGATGATCGGCGGCGCGCTTATGGTGGTTCTTGGCATCGTGAGCCAGGAAACCGCTATCCATCACATCGATTTCAACACGCTGGGCCTTCTGATCGGGATGATGATTATTGTCAACATTACCGCAGAAACGGGGCTCTTCAAATTTATAGCAGTCTGGGCTGCCAAAAAAGCCAAAGGACGGCCGCTGGCCATCATGATCGCGCTGATGCTGCTGACCGCCTTGGGATCGGCATTTCTGGACAATGTGACCACCGTACTGCTGATGGTACCCGTTACCTTTAGTATTACACGCCAGCTGCGGGTCAATCCGCTGCCTTTCCTGATCACGCAGATTATTGCGTCCAACGTGGGGGGCACGGCAACCCTGATCGGCGATCCGCCGAACATTATGATTGGCAGCGCGGTCAAGGAATTAACTTTTATGGCCTTTATTCAGAATCTAACGCCGATTGCGCTTTTGATTCTTCTAGTTCTCATTCCGATCTTTGTCCTGCTATTCCGGAAACACATCAAAACGACGCCGGAACTGATGCAGGGCATTATGGATCTGGACGAAAAAGAGCTTTTGACGGATCGTAAATTGCTGATCAAATGTCTGACGGTGCTTGGTCTGACGATCATCGGATTTTTCATTCATCAGCTCGTGCACATCGAATCCGCGACCGTCGCATTGGCCGGAGCCTTCCTGCTTCTGCTGATGACGGGCGAACATATGCTGGAAGAGGCTTTTGCCAAGGTGGAATGGCCTACGATATTCTTCTTTATCGGATTATTCGTATTGGTTGGCGGCTTGATCGAAACAGGCGTCATTGCCACACTGGCGGAAAAAGCCGTTGGACTCACCGGAGGCGATGTGACTTCCACCTCGATGCTGATTTTATGGCTGAGCGCCATCGCTTCCGCCTTTGTCGATAACATCCCGTTTGTGGCCACCATGATTCCGATGATCCAAGATATGGGCAGCATGGGGGTAAGCAATCTGGAACCTTTATGGTGGAGCCTTGCGCTTGGCGCCTGCCTCGGCGGAAACGGCACCCTGATTGGCGCCAGCGCCAACTTGATTGTGGCCGGCATGGCCTCCAAAGAGGGATATCCGCTTAAGTTTACCGCTTTTCTGAAGATCGGCTTCCCGATCATGGTGCTGTCTATTGTATTAGCAAGCGGTTATATATACCTTAGATATTTAATGTAA